The DNA segment AAAGACTTTAACGGAGAGAAACTTGATATTCAGAAACACCAACTCTTACTTTAGCTGTCTTAAATTTAATAGAAAGCAGCACTAATTTTGCTCACCTTTGGGTCATAGTCTGGATCATTTTCCTCatctccttcttcttccccttcctatATTAAAGTTCAAAATGCATCCATGAAGTATGTACATAGTAGGTAAATTGGCTCATAATGTAGGGAAAATTTAATACAAGTTACTCTATGGGTCAACAGATTTTCATGATTACAGAGTTTGACGATAATACAATTTAATCTGAAAGCTTCTAATATGAAAAATTTCCCAACACAACTTGAGACATCCAGACAGCTTTTATTGAAAATAGTTACTGCAGCCAACGTTGGAAAAGTTTACTGCAGCTTTTGACTTCTTCAAAGAGCTGATAACCCTGCAGCagaacaaaattatttgaaataaaaaaatgttgctgagttttgcaatttatttattgaaacctTATACATACATTGTTTGGCTGTAGAATTCTAAAATcatgttttccaaaatgtttttatcCCAAATCACAGAATGATTATAGCAAAGGAATACATAAGTCATTCAATTTGCTTCTCAATGTGTTAACCACAGAGAATTATTTGCTCATTTGGTAAACATTACCTCATCCGCTTCTTCACCTTCTTCATCatactgaaaaggaaaaacagcatATGTGTTGAGTGAATGTAACACACATTTCAGAGTAGCATTAGTAACATTCATCACTGTAAAACTAGTGTCTTAAAAGAGAAAACCTACTTTCCTATCAAGAGGCTGATTATAAATTAACACATAGTGGCTGCAATAATCACTCAGCTCACTGCCAATTTATAATAAAGAACAGAGTACAATCATGTGGATAAAATGGGTGATCAGACAAGTATTACTGTAAATATTACTCACCCACACTTAAGTGTGGAATGCACTGTACGAAAAGGACCTAAAGCCTACTCTAACAATGGCCGTTTAGCAATAAACATATCCAAAACATCTATATGCAGCCTAATCTTAACCTAATCATCACTCAATACTACCTTGAATAGAAATTCTATGCCTCCCAGTAAATGTTTTCTTGTGCACTAAGAAAAGTCCTAGTTCTGTGAAGTCAAGGCAAGGGCATAATACATCTATAGCACTAACCAAACATAAAAAAGTTTCACAAACTCAGAACAATCTTATTAGCAGAGAATCAAAAGCTAAATGAATCCAAAAATCCTAAGGAGACATACTGAAAACCCAGAAAAGCTATATCCAGAACATCAGTAATTAGCCTAATTTTGAATTATATTATGTcctgtttcttaaaaactaaacTCATCTATTACCAATTCTGACCACCATACCCTCACCCAATTATTTCTTTGCAGGATTCAAATTCActtacatcatcatcatcatcttcaatAGCTTCTCCAGTAAAATATAACACTGATCTCGGGATTATACGCTCACGTAAAAAGTGACCAATTTCGAAGTCTGCAGCAAGGATAGCTTCAGCATCATCAtcctatttttaaaggaaaacaaaagcagaaaatttaGGAATAACTGTGTTACTTAACGTGGCAATGTAAGACTCTTAGAGGCTGGGTGTTATGGCTCACACCGGTagtcccaacacttcaggaggccaaagtaggaggatcacttgagcccagaagttcgagagcagcctaggcaacacagtgagacccccacgtctctacaaaaaataaacaattagctgggcagggtggcacatgcctgtagtctcagctacttgagaggctgaggtgggaggattgctggagcccagcaGCTTGAGGCCGaaatgagctgtgatcgcaccactgcactctagcctgggcaaccgggaaaaaaaacaaaaaacaaaacaaaacaaaaaaaacctcttcaGTTTAAATTACATGATGAAGGAAAGAAATGCTCAACTTTACTCTTTACTTTCCATGATTTTTCTCACACCATATTAACAAacaatttgtcatttttaaatttccttaataacttttccaagtttttaacaaaaagaaaagctagCAGGCCAGTATGCATACTAAGAAATTgtgaagaataaaaaattagaacTGTTTACTTAGTTTTTGCTGGTTTAAACAGAAATACACAAAAGCAATTGTTACATATGTCTGCAATTTTCCTTTGCCCCTAGCACTttgcttttttagagacagggtctcgctatgttgcccaggctggtctcatgtgatccttccacctccgcCACCAGAgccgctgggactacaggtgcctgaaGCTGTACCTGGCTTAGGATTTCTATTTAATGGCAAAGCACAGGGTAAAAGTGGGTCTGGCAttatttacaattaaaataattctacttcggcagggcgtggtggctagcgcctgtaatcctagcactttgggaggccaaggcaggcggattacctgaggtcaggagttcaagactagcctggccaacatagtgaaaccccatctctactaaaaatacaaaaaattagcaggttcagtggtgcgcgcctgtaatcccagctacttgggaggctgagacaggagaactgcctgaacccaggacacagaggttccggtgagtggagattgcgccactgcactccagcctggacaacagagccatattccatctcaataatagtaataataaaaaaataatctcACTTTAAGTTCTATGATACTAAACAATGAGCACGCCCTCTGTGAATTCCATGATGTTTGAGTCAACAACATaatctaataaataaaaaagtccaaaaagggggtggggaggaattCAAACCACAGGTGGAGGTTTTCTATCCTTAACTAGACTGTTTTGTCATCATCAATAtttagtaacaaaaaaaaaaatagaacttgaATACAAACTCCAACACATCCACTGATACGAAAACAGTGTGATGCTCTATCTTACTAAAGTAGTTTTTCTCACCTGAAACTCAACACTGctttatgttctctttttttgtccTATAAGCCAAGCCAGAAATACTTACTTTTGCCTTTTACAGATTTGTTCTAAGCCTTAGCCAAGAGTATTCCAATTCAAAAGTATTCAGTTAAGGTTAATTTCTAATTCCATATATGGACAAACTATTTAAACTATCTCAgttaatttaaattcaaaaacatgcccaaaagaaaaccaaattcaaaacATACCTGCCATACCTTGCGTGTATAGACTTTCTTTAAGGTTGTTCCTCAGTTCAGGCTATATGGCAGGAACATTTCATGGTTCTCTGCCATATGCCATATATATGAACATACATAGTCACAATATGAAATCATATTTACATTGGGGTAACAAATTCAGGAATGCATTCTAACCATAATGTAGTTAGGAATATAACAGTATAAATGACTTAATACATTCTGGTTTTACTAAGGAAGACAAtagttttgaaaagttaaatctcagccgggcgcggtgactcaagcctgtagtcccagcactttgggaggccgagacgggcggatcacgaggttaggagatcgagaccatcctggctaacacggtgaaaccccatccctactaaaaaatacaaaaaactagccgggcgaggtggcgggcgcctgtagtcccagctacttgggagactgaggcaggagaatggtgtaaactcgggaggcggagcttgcagtgagctgagatccggccactgcactccagcctgggcgacagagcgagactccgtctcaaaaaaaaaaaaaaaaaaaaagaaaagttaaatctCTCACAGCTTTGtaagtttcaaaagaaaagaaaaccttaagCTTTTTATCTCAGTGTTTCTCAGTAGAGGCACTGATATCATTCTGAATGGAATTACTTTTCAGATCCAAAATGTCTGCCCCATGCATTGTAGGCCTCAGAACTCAATGTAACAACCATCCCACTCTCCACTTGAAATTCGGTGCTTTAATTTCAAATATAGTTaacaattcaataaataaataacaattcaACTTACCAGATCTCCACTCTCAGGAACTGcaaaattcagaaaagaaattaCAATGAATAAGAAGCTAAACAACGCTTATTATAAAATAACCACTAATACTCACACTAAAACATTATTTACCTTCAGGAGgggcaaaaaaattaaagaaagagtCATTGGAAACTGTTTTAGTCACAGTACGAACTGTCCCACGTCCCTTGTGTTTCTGCTTCTTCTTAATGGTTTTCAAAGtgacattctttccttttttccaatcTATCTGGCACCTtgcaaaacaaagaagaaaaatctattaCAATTGACAATCTTTCAACTGCTGAACTTCTAGAAGTAAATGTTCTATTTAGATTTCAAATTTTAGAAGGGTGAATTGCTTCAAATGTTTTCTATAGCAGTATAAAgggaaaaattttatttctaatcaaatatttaaaataaacatatttacaacTAGCATAAACACATAGTATAATTTAAAGAAGCATTCCTTTGCAGAAATATATGTGAGACAGTCGTGGGCCCAAGGAGAATTACAGGAAAATTGATAAGCACTTTTCAGAAAACATATTACCAAAATGTTCAGAGACAGACTATGTACATATATGAAACTGAAAATAACCGAGTATACAAATCAAgtataacaaaaacagaaaaaaaccattTTGTTAAGGTAGTAAAATTAAACTCACCCTGTACAACCCATAATTTCTGGTCCATCAAAAGAAAAGGGATCAGAATCATCTGGTTCTGACCTCATCCTATATGTCTTTGTCAGcacttcatttgtaaaatattcatTGGGTTCAAAGTGAAATTCTAAGACAAAACTCTGAGGAGAGGAAGCATAAAAATCAGTTAAATACCTACCTCATACATTTCAATACTTTAGTAAATACAGCTTAATCTGTGTTTTTTAATAAACATGTATAATATTctaaatagtaattttttttctactctgaaatacaatctttttctttttgagaaagagtcttgcattgttgcccaggccggagtgcagtggcacaatttcagctcactgcaacctgtgccttctagattcaagtaattcttgtgccccATCCTCCCAattatctgggattacaggtgtgtgccaccacacccagttaatttttgtatttttagtacagacagggtttcaccaggttggacaggctggtcttgaactcctgacctcaagtgatccacctgccttggcctcccaaagtgctgggattacaggcgtgagccaccgcgcccagccctgaaaTATTTAAGAATGGGACAGACTGTCAGATAAGCCCCAAATTATGCTAAAATCAAAAAAACTATGTTAAAATCAAAATGAGGTACAAATTGAACTGAATAAAGCTTAGTTTCAATTTACAACTACTAAATAATTAACATGTTTACACAACAGGCTAGGCACACCTGAATAAAGTGACCATGTTGTCTCCCTTACTCCCCAACTACCGGAGGAATCAGGCTTTTAAATAGCATACTAAACGTGAACTTGACACAGAAAAAGCCCAACCTTAAGCATCTACAGCCTATATTCTTAGTAGTTTTGCCCATAGTTGACATTAACACTGGTGGTTTGGTGGACAGGTTGTTCGCTGATTTTTCCTTATTAAGGGGTGGGTGTCCTCTAACATCAGTTTCATGTAATTCCCAATTTCATTAATGCAGAAAAAGTACTTATTCACGTTCCCTTGGCATTATTTTTATCCACTTATCCAAGAATAAGGATTATCTGTGTTTCAAACACAGTTTATGttcagaaggaggaaaaggaaaaaatactgcCTCACAATTAGCAGCATCCAAATATTTATTCACTACAACCAAGAGCACCAACCTTACCCTTgaatgttatctttttaaaagtttctatttATCTACCTGTTAAGTTTCTATCTATCTGTAAGCAtgttacaaaattataaatatttcaaagttcTCTTACCATAGGCTGGCCAGCATCTGAGAACTTCACTTTAATATCTTTCAAGTGTTTCAGAATAGGTTCATCATGttccttcaaattaaaaaataataataaaaatgagtaacATGGCATTTGAGGATTGTCTTCTATTACTACACAGACACTAGCTGACTGagacataatatattttaaagtagttttgtaCAGCAATTACGAACCTTAAGACTTACTCTCCAGGTTATGGCTTATACACTAAAGCTAATTTATACTGTAGTTCTACTGCCACTGGTAGAGAAAAAGTGTCCAAGTAGACAACTAAATCATTATATAGgctgaaaaattcaaaatcaagtCTAAATAAGGCATatctgctttaaaaatgtttcctgatTATAACTGCTGCCTTTTCCAGCTGCTTGTCTCCTTCCTCCTGGTTGTTCCTTTTCCACTTTGCTAAAGTAGAATTGTAATTAAGTAGTAATTATGTggaaatcatttctttttctccatgtaACTTCCAACGACGACAAGACAGGGCAACATGTACTACTACAATGTAGACGGTAGGGGTAGGGGCTCACTCAAGAAATGCTTGAAGCAAAGTTTCCCAAAGGTGACAACTATTATGGTTTGCCAGACAATGTAACCACTGTGAATGAGTTTAACATCTTTAtagcattcttttaaaatgcaaatttctccTGGAAGAGTTAAGGGAATTGTATAATTGCAGCTGTAAGAATAACTTTCCCATCATACTTCCATACTAAGTATGTAAAGACAGAAGGCACAGGGTAATGAGAAAACACCAGTCGATAATGAGCAATTATCAATGGGACCACTTCatcatctcattttttaaaataaactgtaatttatttgatgacattaatcaAAGCTATAATTTCCCTTCTACAGATATTAACTGTTTAAAAAGTAAGCAATCATTCTAGAAAGATCAACACTGAAGAGAACAGTCATCACAGCCATTTAAACTTCAAAAGTTTACCCTTCAAAGTAAACTGGCACGTTTATGAATAAAATTACCTGAACCATATCACTGAGcaagtcaacattcttaaaaacagTTAACCAAAATTCAGGAATTCCTTTGgggtcttctttttcttcatcctttttctCATCTTCGATCTTGGCCTTTTCTTTCAACTCCTCCTTGATAAGTGACAGCAAACATTACGTAATACATAGATTAGACCTCTTGATTAAGTAACAAAGGTATAAAAACCAAAACGCACAGTCACCAGATATTACCTTCAAAGTTCTAGTCTATCTGTGTAAACACTGCCGTTGTCCGTAACAAACCTTAATTAATCCCTTCAAAATTACTGCTACCACACCCCTCCAAAGAGAGCCACTAAAGTGACCAAGATCTGTAGGAAAAAccattttagtttaaaaaaaaaaaaaaaaattttttaactaatTAAAAATGAAGACTTAAGCATAGTAAACAAGAAAAGCAACAGAAATACTAACTTGGTCCAATGCCTCACCCCATGGTGTTATTAATCAAAACATTATATTCTCTTTACCAAACAACATAAAATAGCAATGCTAGAGAGTTGGATCACTTAACACAGCACTGAATGTGTGTCACAGCTCTGCCATTATTCACTGTGGGCAGGTCACTTAGAAGCCTCCATGTCTTCACTTGAAAATGGCAACAATCCTCAGCCTatcatgaagttaaaaaaaaaagtatataatgaaTCTACAAACTAAAAActgttagccaggcatggtggctcacacctgtaatcccagcactctgggaggctgaggcatgtggatcacttaacattaggagttggagaccagtctagccaacatggccaaaccccacctctactaaaagtacaaaaaattagtcaggcatggtggcgcatgcctgtcatccagttactgggaggaggaggcaggagaattgcttgaacccaggaggtgatgTTGCTAAATGTAGACAATGATTAGAGAAgaattttccaaatgaatttgCAAAACTTACTGTAGAAAATTCACCCAAACAAGAAGCTGGAATTAGTCAGGGTCAAGGAACAgcaggggaagaagaggagaaaaaaaaacagaagagaggtGGAAGGggtcaaataaaacaaaaaacaaagaccaTACCACAAAAGATTACTATAGCCAAAATTCCCAGAGCAAAGAAATATGTGACAAGTGTGTGTAGCCTTGTAACTTTTGAAATTGatcttaaaacacaaaaagattTATTGCTCAAAAATTCTCCTGTGGTGCCTCAGTAACAGGGGAGGATGAAATTATCATTCAAGGAGACTTTACAGATGACACAACTGATGTCATTCAGGAAAAATGGCCAGAAGTACATGATGACAGCATCGAAGATCTTGGAGAAGTGAATTTGAAAATTTGTCTGTAGTTAATGGCCTGAACTTAGAGTTGATATGGCCAAAGGGAGAGAGGcctttataaacatatatatatattttctacagTAAAACTGTAGACTGCCCTCCCTCATCCTTGGCATTTTCACTGTTCTGTACAAGGCTGCTTGTTTTTATTGCCAAAGTCAAATAAACAGGGGAGACTATCATGTTCATGCATGAATACAATTtagtcaaataaaaaattttggtCATTTggtactgactttttttttttttgagatggagtctcgcactgttgcctgggccgtagtgcagtggcgtgatcttggctcact comes from the Macaca mulatta isolate MMU2019108-1 chromosome 11, T2T-MMU8v2.0, whole genome shotgun sequence genome and includes:
- the NAP1L1 gene encoding nucleosome assembly protein 1-like 1 isoform X4; amino-acid sequence: MADIDNLPRVVKRRVNALKNLQVKCAQIEAKFYEEVHDLERKYAVLYQPLFDKRFEIINAIYEPTEEECEWKPDEEDEISEELKEKAKIEDEKKDEEKEDPKGIPEFWLTVFKNVDLLSDMVQEHDEPILKHLKDIKVKFSDAGQPMSFVLEFHFEPNEYFTNEVLTKTYRMRSEPDDSDPFSFDGPEIMGCTGCQIDWKKGKNVTLKTIKKKQKHKGRGTVRTVTKTVSNDSFFNFFAPPEVPESGDLDDDAEAILAADFEIGHFLRERIIPRSVLYFTGEAIEDDDDDYDEEGEEADEEGEEEGDEENDPDYDPKKDQNPAECKQQ
- the NAP1L1 gene encoding nucleosome assembly protein 1-like 1 isoform X2, which translates into the protein MADIDNKEQSELDQDLDDVEEVEEEETGEETKIKARQLTVQMMQNPQILAALQERLDGLVETPTGYIESLPRVVKRRVNALKNLQVKCAQIEAKFYEEVHDLERKYAVLYQPLFDKRFEIINAIYEPTEEECEWKPDEEDEISEELKEKAKIEDEKKDEEKEDPKGIPEFWLTVFKNVDLLSDMVQEHDEPILKHLKDIKVKFSDAGQPMSFVLEFHFEPNEYFTNEVLTKTYRMRSEPDDSDPFSFDGPEIMGCTGCQIDWKKGKNVTLKTIKKKQKHKGRGTVRTVTKTVSNDSFFNFFAPPEVPESGDLDDDAEAILAADFEIGHFLRERIIPRSVLYFTGEAIEDDDDDYDEEGEEADEEGEEEGDEENDPDYDPKKDQNPAECKQQ
- the NAP1L1 gene encoding nucleosome assembly protein 1-like 1 isoform X1 produces the protein MGLRFPFRLSGEKRDGGVLNREDIWSSYNMADIDNKEQSELDQDLDDVEEVEEEETGEETKIKARQLTVQMMQNPQILAALQERLDGLVETPTGYIESLPRVVKRRVNALKNLQVKCAQIEAKFYEEVHDLERKYAVLYQPLFDKRFEIINAIYEPTEEECEWKPDEEDEISEELKEKAKIEDEKKDEEKEDPKGIPEFWLTVFKNVDLLSDMVQEHDEPILKHLKDIKVKFSDAGQPMSFVLEFHFEPNEYFTNEVLTKTYRMRSEPDDSDPFSFDGPEIMGCTGCQIDWKKGKNVTLKTIKKKQKHKGRGTVRTVTKTVSNDSFFNFFAPPEVPESGDLDDDAEAILAADFEIGHFLRERIIPRSVLYFTGEAIEDDDDDYDEEGEEADEEGEEEGDEENDPDYDPKKDQNPAECKQQ
- the NAP1L1 gene encoding nucleosome assembly protein 1-like 1 isoform X3, coding for MGLRFPFRLSGEKRDGGVLNREDIWSSYNMADIDNLPRVVKRRVNALKNLQVKCAQIEAKFYEEVHDLERKYAVLYQPLFDKRFEIINAIYEPTEEECEWKPDEEDEISEELKEKAKIEDEKKDEEKEDPKGIPEFWLTVFKNVDLLSDMVQEHDEPILKHLKDIKVKFSDAGQPMSFVLEFHFEPNEYFTNEVLTKTYRMRSEPDDSDPFSFDGPEIMGCTGCQIDWKKGKNVTLKTIKKKQKHKGRGTVRTVTKTVSNDSFFNFFAPPEVPESGDLDDDAEAILAADFEIGHFLRERIIPRSVLYFTGEAIEDDDDDYDEEGEEADEEGEEEGDEENDPDYDPKKDQNPAECKQQ